The stretch of DNA TGAGTTGAGTTTTTCCTGCAATGATCGTATTTCATCTTCGGTCAATTCCTCAGGGTTATTGGGCATTTTATCTTTATCTATTAAAACCTTATTCCTGTATGAAAGCAACACCTTCTGATCGTCAAATAGTGGGTTATATACTTCAGTAATTCCCGAAAGTGAATAAACAACCGTTTGCGTTGTGGTTTCAGCTTCCTGTGATTCACCTCTTTGAATTTTTTTTATCTTTTTGTTGATAGTTTTCTTTTTGCCCACTTTTGTTTCATCTTCAGCCTGTGTTTGGATAACTTCAAAACCTAAATCAGTTCCTCTAATAGCAGCAAAAGCAGTTGGTGTTTTAACCTGCAGATCATGTTCTTTAAATAATTTATCAAATTTTCCATATAGTGAACCAGCATGGACATTCAGGCTCAGTTTCCGTACTGTTAATGCATCAATTGACATTTCAGAATTTCCTGATAATTGAATTGCTGTATTGTCATGTAACCGTATGTCCATTCGTGAATCAGGATCGGTTTTTATTTCATAGCCTTTATACAGTGTTTGTCCCACAACTGCCACTTTCCACTGCGCTTTAGGGTCTTCACGAAAGTATGCATCTCCAATGATAAATGTTATTTTGGGGTTTGTCTGTACCAAAACAGGGTAGCGGATAAGTATATAATCAGTTATTAAAAGATATGCAATAAAACCAGAAATGAGAATAATAACACTAATGATTCCTACAGTAATAATTCGTTTCATATATCATCTCCATTGTGTAAAATATTTATGGTATCCAGGGTATTCATAACAATATTTGAAAATATTAATCTATACATAACTATTACCTGAATGAATAGTAAATAATGTAATAAAAGTCAATAATTAAAAATTTAAAGAAATTATTACACACTTTTTTTCTTTTATGAAGATGAGAATTAATTTGAAGAGTACATTAAAATCAGGATCAAATGATGAAAATTTTCATATTGTAAAACCAAAGTATTGG from Spirochaetota bacterium encodes:
- a CDS encoding FecR family protein; translation: MKRIITVGIISVIILISGFIAYLLITDYILIRYPVLVQTNPKITFIIGDAYFREDPKAQWKVAVVGQTLYKGYEIKTDPDSRMDIRLHDNTAIQLSGNSEMSIDALTVRKLSLNVHAGSLYGKFDKLFKEHDLQVKTPTAFAAIRGTDLGFEVIQTQAEDETKVGKKKTINKKIKKIQRGESQEAETTTQTVVYSLSGITEVYNPLFDDQKVLLSYRNKVLIDKDKMPNNPEELTEDEIRSLQEKLNS